From the genome of Glycine max cultivar Williams 82 chromosome 2, Glycine_max_v4.0, whole genome shotgun sequence, one region includes:
- the LOC100778446 gene encoding BTB/POZ domain-containing protein At1g67900, with protein MKFMKLGSRPDTFYTAEAVRSVSSEVSSDLIIQVKGSRYLLHKFPLLSKCLRLQKLCSEPPDSSSQHQIIQLPDFPGGMEAFELCAKFCYGITITLSPYNIVAARCGAEYLQMTEEVEKGNLIQKLEVFFNSCILRGWKDSIVSLQSTKALPMWSEDLGITSRCIEAVAAKVLSHPSKVSLSHSHSRRVRDDVSCNGNQSVRHNKSGNKGWWAEDLAELSIDLYWRTMIAIKSGGKIPSNLIGDALKIYASRWLPNITKNGGHIKKQAVADSESDNLVGEIASKHRLLLESVVSLLPAEKGAVSCGFLLKLLKASNILNASSSSKMELAKRVGLQLEEATVNDLLIPSLSYTNDSVYDVELVRTILEQFVSQGQSPPTSPARSRLAFERRRSRSAENINLEFQESRRSSSASHSSKLKVAKLVDRYLQEVARDVNFQLSKFIALAEIIPDFARHDHDDLYRAVDIYLKAHPELSKSERKRLCRILDCKKLSMEACMHAAQNELLPLRVVVQVLFFEQARAAQAGGKVTDLPTNIKALLTAHGIDPSKPTAPLSTTTSINAEDNWSVSNFKSPKSKSSTLRMKLAEDEDFNQNGLAHDGIGRNSRFKAICAIPTQPKKMLTKFWSTTNRTAATTEKN; from the exons ATGAAGTTCATGAAACTAGGATCTCGTCCTGATACATTCTACACTGCAGAAGCAGTAAG GTCAGTCTCTTCTGAAGTTTCCAGTGATCTCATAATTCAAGTTAAGGGAAGCAGATATCTTCTTCACAAG TTTCCCTTGCTGTCCAAATGTTTGAGGCTACAAAAGCTATGTTCAGAACCTCCTGATTCGTCTTCTCAGCACCAAATAATCCAACTCCCTGATTTCCCTGGTGGGATGGAGGCATTTGAGTTGTGTGCTAAGTTCTGCTATGGAATAACCATCACTCTCAGCCCTTACAACATTGTGGCGGCACGATGTGGCGCCGAGTATCTTCAGATGACTGAGGAGGTTGAGAAGGGGAACTTAATTCAGAAGCTTGAGGTTTTCTTCAACTCATGCATTCTACGTGGCTGGAAGGACTCTATTGTGAGTCTTCAGTCCACAAAGGCGTTGCCTATGTGGTCTGAGGACTTAGGAATTACAAGCAGATGCATTGAAGCTGTTGCTGCAAAAGTTCTAAGTCACCCTTCTAAGGTGAGTTTGTCACATAGCCATTCACGAAGAGTGAGGGATGATGTGTCTTGCAATGGCAACCAAAGTGTGAGGCATAACAAGTCAGGAAACAAAGGATGGTGGGCTGAAGATTTGGCAGAACTTAGCATAGACTTGTATTGGAGAACCATGATAGCTATCAAATCTGGTGGCAAGATtccctcaaatcttattggaGATGCATTGAAAATCTATGCATCTAGGTGGCTACCAAATATTACCAAGAATGGAGGACATATCAAGAAGCAAGCTGTTGCTGACTCAGAATCTGATAACTTGGTTGGTGAAATAGCTTCAAAGCATCGTTTGCTTTTGGAATCAGTGGTGAGCTTGCTTCCTGCTGAGAAAGGTGCTGTTTCGTGTGGCTTTCTCTTGAAGCTCTTAAAGGCATCCAATATTCTTAATGCTTCTTCATCTTCAAAGATGGAATTGGCAAAAAGGGTAGGGCTTCAATTGGAGGAAGCCACAGTGAATGATCTTTTGATACCCTCACTGTCTTACACAAACGATTCAGTGTATGATGTTGAGTTGGTGAGGACCATATTGGAGCAGTTTGTGTCACAAGGGCAGAGTCCACCAACTAGTCCTGCAAGATCTAGGTTGGCCTTTGAAAGAAGAAGGTCTCGTTCAGCTGAGAATATTAACTTGGAGTTTCAAGAGAGTAGGAGGTCCTCTTCAGCATCTCACAGTTCAAAACTGAAAGTGGCAAAGCTTGTGGATAGGTATCTTCAAGAAGTTGCCAGGGATGTGAATTTTCAGTTGTCGAAATTCATTGCTCTTGCTGAGATTATACCAGATTTTGCAAGACATGATCATGATGATCTCTACAGGGCTGTTGACATTTATCtcaag GCTCATCCAGAACTCAGCAAGAGTGAAAGGAAAAGATTGTGCCGGATTCTTGACTGCAAAAAACTGTCTATGgaagcatgcatgcatgcagcACAAAATGAGCTTCTTCCCCTCAGGGTTGTTGTTCAAGTTCTCTTCTTTGAGCAAGCTAGAGCAGCACAGGCTGGTGGCAAAGTGACTGATTTACCAACCAATATCAAGGCATTACTCACAGCACATGGTATTGACCCATCAAAACCAACAGCACCATTAAGCACTACTACAAGTATAAATGCTGAGGACAATTGGAGTGTTTCAAACttcaaatcaccaaagtcaAAGTCTTCAACACTGAGGATGAAGCTAGCTGAAGATGAGGACTTCAATCAAAATGGTTTGGCCCATGATGGAATTGGAAGGAATTCTAGATTTAAGGCCATATGTGCTATTCCAACCCAACCAAAAAAAATGCTTACTAAGTTCTGGTCTACTACCAATAGAACTGCTGCTACAACTGAAAAGAATTGA